The following proteins are encoded in a genomic region of Neisseria perflava:
- a CDS encoding YrhB domain-containing protein — protein sequence MIINYQEAKKIAVSFLSQIEQEMGISLLIVESHVRENDDGWFFPYQSKEYLETMDINKSIIGNWPIFVSKNGGVPSIR from the coding sequence ATGATAATTAATTATCAAGAAGCAAAGAAAATCGCAGTATCTTTTTTAAGTCAAATAGAGCAAGAAATGGGAATTTCATTGTTAATAGTTGAATCTCATGTACGAGAAAATGATGATGGATGGTTTTTCCCATATCAGTCAAAAGAATATTTAGAAACAATGGATATAAATAAATCTATTATTGGAAATTGGCCTATATTTGTTTCTAAAAATGGAGGAGTTCCTTCTATTCGTTGA
- a CDS encoding ABC transporter ATP-binding protein, with protein sequence MSSTPFIEMKDVAFAYGDRPILNNINFSIPQGNFAAVMGGSGSGKTTLMRLITGQIHPQSGKVLIEGRDLAAFSAQELYEHRRRMGVLFQHGALFTDLSVFDNIAFPMRELTDLPEAVIRDLVVLKLNAVGLRGVENLMPSELSGGMSRRVALARTIALDPEIMLYDEPFTGLDPISLGVIAHLISRANKALRSTSVMVTHDIERSLEIVDQVIFLAHGEIMFSGSPEEMRELDSPWVRQFVGGLADGPVAYRYPAQTTLKQDLLG encoded by the coding sequence ATGAGTTCCACACCCTTCATCGAAATGAAAGACGTTGCCTTCGCATATGGTGACCGTCCTATTCTAAACAACATCAACTTCAGCATTCCACAAGGCAATTTCGCCGCCGTAATGGGTGGTTCGGGCAGCGGTAAAACCACGCTGATGCGCCTGATTACGGGTCAAATTCACCCGCAATCGGGCAAAGTGCTGATTGAAGGGCGAGATTTGGCCGCATTTTCGGCGCAGGAGCTATACGAACACCGCCGCCGTATGGGCGTTTTGTTCCAACACGGCGCATTGTTCACCGACTTATCCGTCTTCGACAACATCGCCTTCCCCATGCGCGAGCTGACGGATTTGCCCGAAGCGGTCATCCGCGATTTGGTGGTGTTGAAACTGAATGCAGTCGGTTTGCGCGGTGTTGAAAACCTGATGCCTTCCGAGCTTTCCGGCGGTATGTCGCGTCGCGTCGCCCTCGCACGCACGATTGCGCTCGACCCTGAAATCATGTTGTATGACGAGCCTTTCACCGGCCTCGACCCGATTTCGCTGGGCGTTATCGCCCACCTCATCAGCCGTGCCAACAAAGCCCTGCGCTCAACCAGCGTGATGGTAACGCATGATATTGAAAGATCATTGGAAATTGTCGATCAAGTCATTTTCTTGGCACACGGCGAAATCATGTTCTCCGGCTCGCCCGAAGAAATGCGCGAACTCGACTCGCCTTGGGTGCGCCAGTTTGTCGGCGGCTTGGCAGACGGCCCCGTCGCCTACCGCTATCCGGCGCAAACGACTTTAAAACAAGACTTGCTGGGCTGA
- the mlaE gene encoding lipid asymmetry maintenance ABC transporter permease subunit MlaE — MNFIRSVGAKTLGFIQSLGSITLFFLHILAKSGTAFTRPRLSIRQVYFAGVLSVLIVAVSGLFVGMVLGLQGYTQLAKFKSADILGYMVAASLLRELGPVLAAILFASSAGGAMTSEIGLMKTTEQLEAMNVMAVDPVARVVAPRFWAGVFSMPLLASIFNVAGIYGAYLVGVEWLGLDGGIFWSQMQNNITFHYDVLNGLIKSAAFGVAVTLIAVHQGFHCVPTSEGILRASTRTVVSSALTILAVDFILTAWMFTD, encoded by the coding sequence ATGAATTTTATCCGTTCCGTCGGGGCAAAAACCCTCGGCTTCATCCAATCGCTGGGCAGCATTACGCTGTTTTTCCTGCATATCCTGGCCAAATCAGGTACGGCGTTTACCCGTCCTCGCCTGAGCATCCGCCAGGTTTACTTTGCAGGCGTGTTGTCTGTCCTGATTGTTGCCGTGTCCGGCCTGTTTGTCGGTATGGTATTGGGCTTGCAAGGCTATACGCAGCTGGCAAAATTCAAATCCGCCGATATTTTGGGTTATATGGTTGCCGCTTCCCTGTTGCGCGAATTGGGTCCTGTATTAGCTGCCATTCTGTTTGCCAGCAGCGCGGGCGGTGCCATGACCAGCGAAATCGGCTTGATGAAAACCACCGAGCAGCTTGAAGCAATGAACGTGATGGCGGTCGACCCCGTGGCACGCGTAGTTGCGCCGCGCTTTTGGGCGGGCGTGTTTTCCATGCCTTTGCTGGCTTCGATTTTCAACGTTGCCGGTATTTACGGCGCGTATTTGGTCGGCGTCGAATGGCTGGGTTTGGACGGCGGTATTTTCTGGTCGCAAATGCAAAACAACATTACCTTCCATTACGACGTACTCAACGGCTTAATCAAATCCGCCGCTTTCGGCGTAGCCGTTACGCTGATCGCCGTACATCAGGGTTTCCACTGCGTACCGACCTCCGAAGGTATTTTGCGCGCCAGTACACGCACGGTAGTGTCTTCCGCCCTGACCATCCTCGCCGTCGACTTCATCTTGACCGCATGGATGTTTACCGACTAA
- the mlaD gene encoding outer membrane lipid asymmetry maintenance protein MlaD, translating into MKKNALEFWVGLFVLLGAAAIGFLAFRAAGGQSFGKSSQTYTVYADFSDIGGLKTNAPVKSAGVLVGRVASIQLDPKSYQAKVALNLDSQYQFSSDVSAQILTSGLLGEQYIGLQQGGDTDSLAAGDTITVTSSAMVLENLIGKFMTSFAEKNADSESAGQNKQ; encoded by the coding sequence ATGAAAAAAAATGCTTTGGAATTTTGGGTAGGACTGTTTGTCTTATTGGGCGCGGCCGCTATCGGTTTCCTCGCCTTCCGCGCCGCCGGCGGACAATCGTTCGGCAAATCATCACAAACCTACACCGTCTATGCCGATTTCAGCGACATCGGCGGCTTGAAAACCAACGCGCCGGTCAAATCCGCAGGCGTACTGGTGGGCCGTGTTGCCTCCATTCAGCTCGACCCTAAATCCTATCAGGCAAAAGTCGCCCTCAATCTGGACAGCCAATATCAGTTCAGCAGCGACGTTTCCGCACAAATCCTGACTTCAGGCCTGTTGGGCGAACAATACATCGGCCTGCAACAAGGCGGCGATACCGATTCTTTGGCAGCAGGCGACACCATTACCGTCACCAGCTCCGCCATGGTTTTGGAAAACCTTATCGGCAAATTCATGACCAGCTTTGCCGAAAAAAACGCAGACAGTGAATCTGCCGGTCAAAACAAACAATAA
- a CDS encoding MlaC/ttg2D family ABC transporter substrate-binding protein: MKKTSFISALSIGVLSISMAFAAPADAVNQIRENSVQVLKILNSGDANTARQKAEAYAIPYFDFQRMTALAVGNPWRTATDAQKQALTKEFQTLLIRTYSGTMLKFKNAKVNIKDNPVVNKGGKEIVVRAEINVSGQKPVNMDFTTYQSGSKYRAYNVAVEGASLVTVYRNQFGETIKAKGIDGLIADLKAKNGGK; the protein is encoded by the coding sequence ATGAAAAAAACTTCTTTTATCAGCGCATTGAGCATCGGCGTATTAAGCATCAGCATGGCATTTGCCGCACCTGCAGACGCAGTTAACCAAATCCGTGAAAACTCCGTTCAAGTGCTGAAAATCCTCAACAGCGGCGATGCCAACACCGCACGCCAAAAAGCCGAAGCCTACGCCATCCCTTACTTCGACTTCCAACGTATGACCGCGTTGGCCGTCGGCAACCCATGGCGCACTGCAACTGACGCACAAAAACAAGCATTGACCAAAGAGTTCCAAACCCTGCTGATCCGCACCTACTCCGGCACCATGCTGAAATTCAAAAACGCCAAGGTCAACATCAAAGACAACCCTGTCGTAAACAAAGGCGGTAAAGAAATCGTTGTCCGCGCCGAAATCAACGTTTCCGGCCAAAAACCGGTCAACATGGACTTCACCACCTACCAAAGCGGCAGCAAATACCGCGCATACAATGTCGCAGTCGAAGGCGCAAGCTTGGTTACCGTATACCGCAACCAATTCGGCGAAACCATCAAAGCCAAAGGCATCGACGGCCTGATTGCCGACTTGAAAGCCAAAAACGGCGGTAAATAA
- a CDS encoding STAS domain-containing protein gives MQTEIRNGTLYISGDVTVKTLTASAFARYEQQCRLKETDSIDFSQVGKADSACVSLLLNALRRTDKKPTIQNIPDSVRALAELYEIKDWLQS, from the coding sequence ATGCAAACAGAAATCCGCAACGGCACGCTCTACATCAGCGGCGACGTTACCGTCAAAACCCTGACTGCCTCCGCCTTTGCGCGCTACGAACAACAATGCCGTCTGAAAGAAACAGACAGCATAGACTTCAGCCAAGTAGGCAAAGCAGATTCCGCCTGCGTTTCCCTGCTGCTCAACGCTCTGCGCCGGACAGACAAAAAACCGACCATTCAAAACATTCCCGATTCCGTCCGCGCACTGGCCGAACTTTACGAAATCAAAGACTGGTTGCAATCATGA
- a CDS encoding VacJ family lipoprotein encodes MKKTTASLCLIISLASAPALAERNPADPYEGYNRTVSKFNDKADKYVLSPVARGYRKVTPKPVRTGVSNFFNNLRDVVSFGSNVLRLDIKRASEDLVRVGINTTFGLGGLIDVAGAGGVPSNKNTLGDTFASWGWKNSNYFVVPLLGPSTVRDTVGNAITTVYPVKNAIFHTSAGRWGTTGQQAINTREELLDLTDSLEGAAIDKYSYTRDLYMKVRTQQTGGTLPQSEDDNIDIDDLVDSNATSEPVAAPQTAPAEIPDTANPQSLYQTPSENL; translated from the coding sequence ATGAAAAAAACCACCGCTTCCCTCTGCCTCATCATCAGCCTTGCCTCCGCTCCCGCACTTGCCGAACGCAATCCGGCCGACCCTTACGAAGGCTACAATCGCACCGTTTCCAAGTTCAACGACAAAGCAGACAAATACGTCCTTTCCCCTGTAGCACGCGGCTATCGCAAAGTAACGCCCAAACCGGTGCGTACCGGCGTGAGCAACTTCTTCAACAACCTGCGCGATGTTGTCAGCTTCGGCAGCAACGTGTTGCGCCTTGACATCAAACGCGCTAGCGAAGACCTCGTCCGCGTCGGCATCAACACCACCTTCGGCCTTGGCGGTTTAATCGACGTAGCCGGTGCAGGCGGCGTACCCAGCAATAAAAACACCCTCGGCGACACCTTCGCCTCATGGGGCTGGAAAAACAGCAACTACTTCGTCGTCCCCCTGCTCGGCCCGTCTACCGTACGCGATACCGTCGGCAACGCCATTACCACCGTCTATCCGGTTAAAAATGCCATCTTCCACACCAGCGCAGGACGCTGGGGTACAACCGGCCAGCAAGCCATCAACACCCGCGAAGAGCTCCTCGACCTGACCGACAGCCTCGAAGGCGCAGCCATCGACAAATACAGCTACACACGCGACCTTTACATGAAAGTCCGCACCCAACAAACCGGCGGCACGCTCCCTCAAAGCGAAGACGACAACATCGACATTGATGACTTAGTGGACAGCAACGCCACTTCCGAGCCGGTAGCAGCACCCCAAACCGCTCCGGCAGAAATCCCCGATACAGCCAATCCCCAAAGCCTGTATCAAACACCATCAGAAAATCTCTGA
- a CDS encoding IS5 family transposase: MSTFFQQTAQAMISKHIDRFPLLKLDQVIDWQPIEQYLNRQKTRYLRDHRGRPAYPLLSMFKAVLLGQWYSLSDPELEHSLITRIDFNLFCRFDELSIPDYSTLCRYCNWLAQDNTLSELLELINRQLTEKGLKVEKASAAVVDATIIQTAGSKQRQAIEVDEEGQVSGQTTLSKDSDARWIKKNGLYKLGYKQHTCTNAEGYIEKLHITPANVHECKHLLPLLEGLPEGTTVYADKGYDSEENRQHLKEHRLQDGIMRKAHHNRPLTETQTKRNRHLSKTRYVVEQSFGTLHRKFRYARAAYFGLLKVSAQSHLKAMCLNLLKAANRLSAPAAA, from the coding sequence ATGAGCACCTTCTTCCAACAAACCGCCCAAGCCATGATCTCCAAACACATCGACCGTTTCCCACTATTAAAGTTGGATCAGGTGATTGATTGGCAACCGATCGAACAATACCTGAATCGTCAAAAAACCCGTTACCTCCGAGACCACCGCGGCCGTCCCGCCTATCCCCTGTTGTCCATGTTCAAAGCCGTCCTACTCGGACAATGGTACAGCCTCTCCGATCCCGAACTCGAACACAGCCTCATCACCCGCATCGATTTCAACCTGTTTTGCCGTTTTGACGAACTGAGCATCCCCGATTACAGCACCTTATGCCGCTACTGCAACTGGCTGGCGCAAGACAACACCCTGTCCGAACTGCTGGAACTGATTAACCGACAACTGACCGAAAAAGGCCTAAAAGTAGAGAAAGCATCCGCCGCCGTTGTTGACGCCACCATTATTCAGACCGCCGGCAGCAAACAACGCCAGGCCATAGAAGTCGATGAAGAAGGACAAGTCAGCGGACAAACCACACTGAGTAAAGACAGCGATGCCCGTTGGATAAAGAAAAACGGCCTCTACAAACTCGGTTACAAACAACATACCTGTACCAATGCGGAAGGCTATATCGAGAAACTGCACATTACCCCCGCCAATGTCCATGAATGCAAACACCTGTTGCCTTTGTTGGAAGGACTGCCCGAAGGTACGACCGTCTATGCCGACAAAGGCTATGACAGTGAGGAAAACCGGCAACATTTGAAAGAGCATCGGCTGCAGGACGGCATTATGCGCAAAGCCCACCACAACCGTCCGCTGACGGAAACGCAAACCAAACGCAACCGACATTTGTCGAAGACCCGTTATGTGGTCGAACAAAGTTTCGGTACGTTGCACCGTAAATTCCGCTATGCTCGGGCAGCCTATTTCGGGCTACTCAAAGTGAGTGCGCAAAGCCATCTGAAGGCGATGTGTTTGAACCTGTTGAAAGCCGCCAACAGGCTAAGTGCGCCCGCTGCTGCCTAA
- the tssE gene encoding type VI secretion system baseplate subunit TssE, giving the protein MDAALYEKLTGFYSDGLPLDGLPDGFQLVRSVLDNIQRILNSRSGSLKHLPDYGIPDLSMVYKNLPSSAHDLRYFMRKTLLKYEPRLRNLDIRLTESKDNIMVLCYQLECEIENAGAVVIDTYFMPEGTVSVKRSRA; this is encoded by the coding sequence ATGGATGCAGCCCTCTATGAGAAATTAACGGGGTTTTATTCTGATGGCTTGCCACTAGATGGGCTTCCAGATGGTTTCCAGTTAGTTAGGAGTGTTTTAGATAATATCCAACGCATTCTCAATAGTCGGAGTGGCTCCTTGAAGCATTTGCCTGATTATGGAATCCCTGACCTTAGTATGGTTTATAAGAATTTACCGTCTAGTGCACATGATTTACGGTATTTCATGAGGAAGACCTTATTGAAATATGAACCCAGATTGAGAAATTTGGACATTCGACTGACTGAGTCTAAAGACAATATTATGGTTTTATGCTATCAGCTTGAATGTGAAATTGAAAATGCCGGTGCTGTAGTCATAGACACTTATTTTATGCCTGAAGGAACGGTTTCTGTTAAACGCAGTCGAGCGTAA
- the tssJ gene encoding type VI secretion system lipoprotein TssJ, producing MNKKTRIQSVCALALLCAVLSGCGVLQGVKDGTTNVTKSIFYTKLKILKIDLVARNGLNQNERGQSLSTVVRIYQLRDKQNYEVASYRDLLNQDKTILGNDLVEGYKQYTIRPGETISLDETLDKETKYVGIVAFYNRVGEDQPWKMLLSKKQLKNKKPLVVELVDNKVVIQETEKKVK from the coding sequence ATGAATAAGAAAACTAGAATTCAGTCAGTCTGTGCATTAGCTTTGTTGTGCGCGGTATTATCAGGTTGCGGGGTTTTGCAAGGCGTGAAAGATGGTACGACCAATGTAACTAAAAGTATCTTTTATACTAAGTTAAAGATATTAAAGATTGACTTGGTTGCTCGTAATGGTTTGAATCAAAATGAACGGGGTCAATCGTTATCGACAGTTGTTCGCATTTATCAGCTTAGAGATAAGCAGAATTATGAAGTTGCATCTTATCGTGACTTGCTTAATCAAGATAAAACCATTTTGGGCAATGATTTGGTAGAAGGGTATAAGCAATATACCATTCGACCTGGTGAAACTATCAGCTTGGATGAAACCTTGGATAAAGAGACCAAATATGTTGGTATCGTGGCTTTTTATAATCGGGTAGGAGAGGATCAACCGTGGAAAATGCTTCTATCCAAAAAACAGCTGAAAAATAAAAAGCCATTAGTTGTTGAGTTGGTAGATAATAAAGTTGTAATTCAAGAGACCGAAAAGAAAGTCAAATAA
- the tssG gene encoding type VI secretion system baseplate subunit TssG — translation MERQQNNYHTVLETAHKSAKENNGRQTLPLWEIPRNKSHREGIASEIFQEKLGEFIVHNAATMNFFQFCRVLETLADGAEEKAVESMVRFRRVKSLSFPSGEIASVEYDAEAELPTVRTTFLGLYGVDAVLPDYFLNDIATHKDGSESLAAFLDIFNHRITTLFFQAWKKYRYPFLFQNEGQDDLSRSLLHLIGQGMVNGKFIHPLLDSRILGLFSVFYQRTRTKEGIISIVRYLLPFADVTVKEFQPQWVILEKNRELGKAGLRLDGGSASLGSRIKDHSHLIRIEITPDTFENAQLLLPKQTLHQKLLELLKLYLGCRFDASIYLNIKKQWIPQSRLAKKQMLGINTGLGTMHQDKQIKIANYTYSN, via the coding sequence ATGGAAAGACAGCAAAACAACTATCACACGGTTTTAGAAACAGCGCATAAAAGTGCTAAAGAAAATAACGGTAGACAGACACTTCCTCTATGGGAGATTCCCAGAAATAAATCTCATCGCGAAGGTATAGCATCTGAAATTTTTCAAGAGAAATTGGGAGAGTTTATTGTACACAATGCAGCAACAATGAATTTTTTCCAATTTTGTCGGGTTTTGGAAACGCTTGCCGATGGTGCTGAAGAAAAAGCTGTAGAATCAATGGTAAGATTCAGAAGGGTGAAGTCTTTATCTTTTCCTTCTGGAGAAATTGCATCGGTTGAATATGATGCGGAAGCCGAGTTACCAACTGTAAGGACAACATTTTTAGGTCTGTATGGCGTAGATGCTGTCTTGCCGGATTATTTCCTGAACGATATTGCAACGCATAAAGACGGTAGTGAAAGCTTAGCCGCATTTTTGGATATTTTTAACCATAGAATTACAACCCTGTTTTTTCAGGCATGGAAAAAATACCGCTATCCGTTTTTGTTTCAAAATGAAGGGCAGGATGATTTATCTCGCTCTCTTCTGCACCTTATTGGGCAGGGGATGGTAAACGGCAAATTTATACATCCTTTGCTAGATAGCAGAATCTTGGGATTGTTCAGTGTTTTTTATCAGCGCACCCGAACAAAAGAAGGTATTATCAGTATAGTTAGATATTTGTTACCTTTTGCAGATGTAACAGTAAAAGAATTTCAGCCTCAGTGGGTAATATTGGAAAAAAATCGTGAGTTGGGGAAAGCCGGTTTGAGATTGGATGGAGGAAGTGCATCTTTAGGCAGTAGAATAAAAGATCATAGTCATCTGATACGTATTGAGATTACACCAGATACATTTGAGAATGCACAACTTCTATTACCAAAACAAACATTACACCAAAAATTACTTGAATTATTGAAGCTTTATTTGGGTTGCCGTTTTGATGCAAGCATTTACCTAAACATCAAGAAGCAATGGATACCTCAAAGCCGTTTGGCAAAAAAACAAATGTTGGGGATTAATACCGGTTTAGGTACGATGCATCAAGACAAGCAAATAAAGATAGCGAACTATACATATTCAAACTAA
- the tssF gene encoding type VI secretion system baseplate subunit TssF, whose product MSDPTLRYYEEEMRYLKEAGLEFSKAHPDRAAMLNLDRVGTRDPYVERLFEGFAFLTGRIRQKLDDDFPELTEGLVNMLWPHYLRMIPSLTVLELIPDDNKLQGGQLVKKGLSVQSEPININDRLTRCLYRTTGDVKLQPLSILHTLLDYDANGQSVIKLTFGIHRQTQKDNLDFSKIRIYISADEPVAFALRHALLNQAAQISIHHAELPSGGNIRFKAVGFAEDERLWEKVNNSFSGYQLLLEYFCFKQKFFFIDLIGIDAEEWSERINEFSINVVLSKQYPSELRFPPDCLKLNCVPAINLFDMEAEPIRVDHKAFEYPVKPLLHEGMAVEVYSVNEVEAVNHETGKRYSYIPFSSFQHRGGLMKYDAPERYYHTKVKRGVSGKHETFIMLGGLLWDRKDILPIETLSLKVVGTNGALPRKSLRETQIQDTDIAEPNIKMVRNLTTPTLSCYPPTEDRFQWRILSHLSPNYLSLLNVDSLKGALSIYDWTEDELNKRRLNGIVDVKHETVQRIERGAVHRGVHITVTFDSTAFNGEAEIYLFGELLNEFFAMYADLNLFTRFSIVSLPSGKTYTWKDSKTTITRF is encoded by the coding sequence ATGTCAGATCCCACATTACGTTATTATGAAGAAGAGATGCGGTATCTCAAGGAAGCAGGGTTAGAGTTCTCAAAAGCTCACCCTGATCGTGCCGCAATGCTGAATTTAGACAGAGTAGGTACACGCGATCCTTATGTGGAGCGCTTGTTTGAAGGCTTTGCTTTCTTAACAGGAAGAATCAGACAAAAACTTGATGATGACTTTCCAGAATTGACTGAGGGTTTGGTCAATATGCTGTGGCCTCATTATCTGAGGATGATTCCTTCTTTAACTGTTTTAGAGTTAATTCCAGATGATAACAAGTTGCAGGGCGGGCAGCTTGTTAAAAAAGGACTATCCGTACAATCTGAGCCCATTAATATTAATGACAGGTTGACGAGATGCCTGTACCGAACTACAGGTGATGTTAAACTCCAACCCTTGAGTATCTTGCATACGTTATTGGATTATGATGCAAATGGTCAAAGTGTCATCAAATTGACTTTTGGTATTCACAGGCAGACGCAGAAAGACAATTTGGATTTTTCTAAAATCAGAATTTATATTTCTGCTGATGAACCAGTCGCTTTCGCATTACGTCATGCCTTGTTAAATCAGGCTGCTCAAATCAGTATCCATCATGCTGAACTACCATCTGGAGGTAATATACGGTTTAAGGCCGTCGGATTTGCCGAAGATGAGAGATTGTGGGAAAAAGTAAATAACAGTTTCAGTGGATATCAATTACTATTGGAATATTTTTGTTTTAAACAGAAGTTTTTCTTTATTGATTTGATTGGTATTGATGCCGAAGAATGGTCGGAACGCATTAATGAGTTTAGTATTAATGTAGTTCTATCCAAACAATATCCTTCAGAGCTTAGATTTCCTCCAGATTGCCTGAAATTAAACTGTGTTCCTGCCATTAACCTCTTTGACATGGAGGCTGAGCCTATTCGGGTGGATCACAAGGCATTTGAATACCCTGTTAAGCCTTTGTTGCATGAAGGTATGGCAGTAGAGGTGTATTCAGTAAATGAAGTGGAAGCTGTAAATCATGAGACAGGCAAGCGCTACTCATATATTCCTTTCTCGTCATTCCAACATCGTGGTGGGTTGATGAAATATGATGCTCCGGAACGGTATTACCATACGAAGGTAAAACGAGGAGTATCTGGAAAGCATGAAACATTTATTATGCTTGGAGGATTGTTGTGGGATAGAAAAGATATTCTGCCTATTGAAACACTTTCTCTAAAAGTAGTAGGGACCAATGGTGCTTTGCCACGTAAGAGTTTGAGGGAAACCCAGATTCAAGACACTGATATAGCCGAGCCCAATATTAAAATGGTAAGAAACCTTACGACTCCGACGTTGTCATGCTATCCTCCAACAGAAGACAGATTTCAATGGCGTATCTTGTCCCATTTGTCACCAAATTATCTATCATTACTAAACGTTGATAGTTTGAAAGGTGCATTGTCGATTTACGATTGGACCGAAGATGAATTGAATAAGCGCAGATTGAACGGGATTGTTGACGTTAAGCATGAAACAGTACAAAGAATCGAGCGTGGTGCAGTTCATCGTGGAGTTCATATTACGGTAACATTTGATTCAACTGCATTTAATGGGGAAGCAGAAATTTATTTGTTCGGAGAATTATTGAACGAATTTTTTGCAATGTATGCTGATTTGAACCTATTTACCCGGTTCAGCATAGTTTCTCTGCCATCCGGGAAAACATATACATGGAAAGACAGCAAAACAACTATCACACGGTTTTAG